One genomic region from Gemmobacter aquarius encodes:
- a CDS encoding heavy metal translocating P-type ATPase: MLDTPTMTARFRLEGMTCASCVARAERVLKAVPGVETAVVNLSTETADVRFAAPATPVDLAAALAKAGYPAREAVLSLSVEGMTCAACTGRVERVLKAQAGVKDAVANLALRRATVTLWDGAAVDKGALIAAVGKAGYGAQVLEEAPPHDPEAEVRALARETAVAAVLTLPVFVAEMGGHLVPAFHHWLMGVAGAWLFPVQFALATLVLAFPGRRFFVKGIPALLRGGPDMNSLVAVGTGAAWVYSTVVTFAPWVLPAEARVVYFEAAAVIVVLILLGRTLEARARGRAGAAIARLVRLQPRVARLEGGEEVPVSALVPGMRVVIRPGERVPVDGRVVSGGSAVDEAMLTGEAVPVAKGVGDGVTGGTVNGTGGLVVEVGAVGAATVLARIVALVEEAQGTKLPVQEVVDRVTLWFVPVVMGIAALTVAVWLLAGGGVAQALVAGVSVLIIACPCAMGLATPVSILVGTGRAAELGVLFRKGEALQRLSGVRMVAFDKTGTLTEGHPVVTDVLGDVLGVAAAVEAGSEHPLAAAVLAEAAARGLVVERAEGFEAVPGYGARAVVGGVSVSVGSARMFAVLPAALGQAGERFAGEGKSLLYVGYGAEAAGLIAVADPVKQTTVRALAALRALGLEVAMITGDNAVTAQAIAGRIGIANLRAGVLPDGKGEEIKALGAGVAFVGDGINDAPALAAADVGLAMGTGTDVAIEAGDVVLMTGDPLGVANAVRISRAVMRNIRQNLAWAFGYNAALIPVAAGVLVPFGGPQLSPMLAAGAMGLSSVFVLTNALRLRLVKGERA, encoded by the coding sequence TTGTCGGTCGAGGGGATGACCTGTGCCGCCTGTACGGGGAGGGTGGAACGGGTGCTCAAGGCGCAAGCGGGCGTAAAGGATGCTGTGGCGAACCTTGCGCTGCGGCGGGCCACGGTGACGCTGTGGGATGGCGCTGCGGTGGACAAGGGGGCGCTGATCGCGGCGGTGGGCAAGGCGGGCTACGGGGCGCAGGTGCTGGAGGAGGCGCCGCCGCATGACCCCGAGGCCGAGGTGCGGGCGCTGGCGCGAGAGACGGCGGTTGCGGCTGTGCTGACCTTGCCGGTGTTCGTGGCCGAGATGGGCGGGCATCTGGTGCCTGCGTTCCATCATTGGCTGATGGGGGTGGCGGGGGCCTGGCTGTTCCCCGTGCAGTTTGCGCTTGCGACACTGGTGCTGGCCTTTCCGGGGCGGCGGTTTTTCGTGAAGGGGATACCGGCGCTGCTGCGGGGCGGGCCGGATATGAACAGCCTTGTCGCGGTGGGGACGGGGGCGGCTTGGGTCTACTCGACGGTCGTGACCTTTGCACCATGGGTGCTGCCTGCCGAGGCGCGGGTGGTCTATTTCGAGGCGGCTGCGGTGATCGTGGTGCTGATCCTGCTGGGACGCACCTTGGAAGCACGGGCGCGGGGGCGGGCGGGGGCGGCGATTGCGCGGCTGGTGCGGTTGCAGCCACGGGTGGCGCGGCTGGAAGGCGGCGAGGAGGTGCCGGTTTCGGCGCTGGTGCCGGGGATGCGCGTGGTGATCCGGCCCGGAGAGCGGGTGCCGGTGGACGGTCGTGTGGTATCGGGTGGGTCTGCCGTGGACGAGGCGATGCTGACCGGCGAGGCGGTGCCGGTGGCCAAGGGGGTCGGCGATGGCGTGACCGGCGGGACGGTGAACGGGACGGGCGGGCTGGTCGTCGAGGTTGGCGCGGTCGGGGCGGCGACGGTGCTGGCGCGGATCGTGGCGCTGGTCGAGGAGGCGCAGGGAACCAAACTGCCGGTGCAGGAAGTGGTGGACCGCGTGACGCTATGGTTCGTGCCGGTGGTGATGGGGATTGCGGCTTTGACCGTGGCGGTCTGGTTGCTGGCCGGTGGCGGCGTGGCGCAGGCGCTGGTGGCGGGCGTGTCGGTGCTGATCATCGCCTGCCCTTGTGCCATGGGGCTTGCCACGCCGGTTTCCATTCTGGTCGGGACGGGGCGGGCTGCCGAGTTGGGGGTGCTGTTTCGGAAAGGCGAGGCGTTGCAGCGTCTGTCCGGCGTGCGGATGGTGGCCTTTGACAAGACCGGAACGCTGACCGAGGGGCATCCGGTGGTGACGGATGTGCTGGGGGATGTGCTGGGTGTGGCCGCGGCGGTCGAGGCGGGGTCGGAGCATCCGCTTGCGGCGGCTGTGTTGGCCGAGGCTGCTGCGCGGGGGCTGGTCGTGGAACGGGCCGAGGGGTTCGAGGCGGTGCCGGGTTACGGGGCGCGGGCTGTGGTGGGGGGTGTTTCGGTGAGTGTCGGGTCGGCGCGGATGTTTGCGGTTCTGCCTGCCGCCTTGGGGCAGGCGGGCGAGCGGTTCGCGGGCGAGGGGAAGAGCCTGCTTTACGTGGGTTACGGGGCCGAGGCCGCGGGGCTGATCGCAGTGGCGGACCCTGTGAAGCAAACGACCGTGCGGGCGCTTGCTGCGTTGCGGGCGCTGGGGTTGGAGGTGGCGATGATCACCGGCGACAATGCGGTGACGGCGCAGGCGATTGCGGGGCGGATCGGCATCGCCAACCTGCGGGCGGGGGTGCTGCCGGACGGGAAGGGCGAGGAGATCAAGGCTTTGGGCGCGGGCGTAGCGTTCGTCGGGGACGGGATCAACGACGCTCCGGCACTTGCGGCGGCGGACGTCGGGTTGGCGATGGGGACGGGCACGGATGTGGCGATCGAGGCGGGGGATGTCGTGTTGATGACGGGCGACCCCTTGGGGGTGGCCAATGCGGTCCGGATCAGTCGCGCGGTGATGCGGAACATCCGGCAAAATCTGGCTTGGGCCTTCGGGTATAACGCGGCGCTAATTCCGGTGGCGGCGGGGGTGCTGGTGCCGTTCGGGGGGCCGCAGCTTTCGCCGATGCTGGCGGCGGGGGCGATGGGGTTGTCGAGTGTTTTCGTGCTGACCAATGCGCTGCGCTTGCGGCTGGTGAAGGGAGAGCGGGCATGA